GACTTAGCCTGGTATTTGTTGGCACCTGAGTTACGCCTTTTCTAGCAGTACTCTGTCATTGGTTGGTGTTTTGTTTAATTTGTGTAAAATCATGGGCTCACTCAGTGGTAGCAGTGATTTATATATATGGTTCTGCTTAAGGACAAGCCGTTGATGTTGTTCGAGGTATAACCCTGACAGACGCTGGTTAAGGATGATGCTAGATGAAAGTGATGATGACCATAGTGCTATCGCTTATATGGATGTGGGTGAGCCCCACCGCCCACGCCTATACGCAATTAACAAAAGACGACTTTATCAGTGACCCTCTCATCTACGACGCCGAATTTTCACCGGATGGTCGTTATCTGGCGTTTATTCGCCAGGCAGGTAAGAGCCGCGATGTTGTCATCCGGGACTTTTCTCAGGAAGGGGCGCCTATCACCGGGATATTGCAGGATGAATTTATTCGCGCCGACTCTATTAGTTGGGCAAATAACACTCGGGTGATTGTGAATCTGATGGTGCCCTACGAGCGTATCTCCAAATTAAAAAAGAAGGCGGAGAAAGACCCGGAGTTCGACCTCGATGAGTACGATTACTTCAGGCGTTCCATTTCCATGGATGTGCACTGTCAGGATAGGGTGGTGCTGCTCAACCATAAAAAATACAGCCGCAAAAACTTAAACCTGTCCAGAGTCAGTAACCTGCTGGTGGATGACGAGCAGCATATTCTTATGCCCGCCTGGGGCCATAAAGGCCTCGAAATCATGAAAGTGAATGTGTACACGGGGAAGGGTGAAGTGGTGCTGGAGGGCGGAAGGCGCACCTACAACATTTTAACCGACAAACAGGGCCAGCCTACGTTCAGGCTGGACTATTACTATTACAGCCGCAGTGTGCAAGTGTACGAATACACTCAGGAAGGCGAATGGGTTCCCATCGACCGTATCTATTTCGAGCAAAATGAAGATGGCGAATTCGACTTTGAAGGCTTGGTAGGTATTGGTAAGGAAGGCGAGCTGATATACCGCAAGCGCAATGAAACGAGCGGCTATTATGAAATCGTCAAATATAAAAAAGGCAGCAAAGAGAAGCAGGTTGTCGCCTCGCTGCCTGAAGAAGATATTTACTCTCCCATGTTTGACGCCTTCACCGGCGAATATCTGGGTTACCAGGTGCAGCGGGACCTCATCCGTAATGTGTATTTGGATAAGAGTTATCAGGCCCACTACGACAAGGTGGCTGAAGACATAGGGCACAGCAACTTCTCTTTCTGGGCTTCGAGCACCAGTAAAAACCGTGTGGTGGTAAAAAGCAGCGGTGCAGACCATCTGGGCAAATTCTATGTTTACGACTACAAGACCCAGGCCCTGACATGGCTGGGGGATGTACATAATCAACTGGTGCCCGAGAATCTCGGGTTGCCCGCCAAGGTGAATTACAGTACCAGAGACGGGCAAAAGCTGCGTATGTACCTGCTATTCCCACCCAATTATGACGACACCAAAGCCTACCCTATGGTGGTGTTACCCCACGGCGGCCCACAATCCCGTGACAGTGCCAGCTTTGATTTCTTCGCCCAGTTCATTGCTACCCGGGGTTATATCGTCATACAGCCAAACTTCCGCGGTTCTACCGGTTATGGACTGGAATTTGAGAAAGCTGGCTACAAACAGTGGGGACAGCGGATGCAGGACGATGTGTCAGACGCCGTCACCTACATGACCCAAAATGGCTACGCGGATAAGTCCAGGGTGTGCATTGTGGGGGCCTCCTATGGTGGTTATGCCGCGCTGATGGGCGCCATTAAAACCCCTGAGCTGTACCGTTGCAGCATCAGTATTAACGGGGTGACCCACCTTAAAGATCAAATCGCGTTTGACGTGGATTCCGCAGAAATAAACGAAGACAGAATTGAAGAGATACTCTACGAACGCATTGGTCATCCCATCCGGGACGCCAAAATGTTGGATGACAATTCACCGGCGTTACTTGCATCAAAAGTGAGCTTACCACTGCTGATTATCGCCGGAGACAGCGATCAAATCGTGCCCTACACCCAGGCTGAAGTCATGGTTGAGGCACTGGCGAAGTCGAAGAAAGACTTTAAGTTTGTCGAACTGACAGACACAGGCCATAACCCCTTTATCCTGAAAGACAGCGCCGCCAAGGTGTATCAGGAAGTTGAGCAGTTCCTGAAAACTCACCTTGGGGAATAGGAGCTGCGGGCTGGGTTTTGTTTGAGTGGTGTGGATTAGCGTTTGTTTGAGGCTTGCCCACACCACTCAGATCAGGGCTTATTACCTGTGGATGCAGGCAACAGATACTTGAGTCCATGGGTAAAGCCGCGCGGTGCCACGCTCAGGTGATCTTCGTCGTTCAGCACATCCAACCTTAGCTGCAGCGACGGGTACCGGCGAGACATGAGCGTTTTCTCGAAATAGCGCGCATCCGTGACCATGTTGTAACGGGTGGCATATCGTGTATCGCCGGGCTTCATATCTTCATATTCCCCGACATACAGATACACCTTCGCGGATAAATCCTTGTTGGCTTTGGCGTAGCGCTGTTCGAAAGACCACATGACTTTGTTGTCATACCAAAATGACGGACTGCCAAGCACATACCCGGCAAACATCCTGGGATCAGTCAACAGCGCCTGTGCCCCCAAGAGTCCGCCGTAGGAGTGGCCGAGGAACAGCCGTTGTGCCTCATCGGTGCGGTATTTATCCGCTACGAAGGGAATTGCAACGTGCTTGAGGTACTCAAGATAGGTTTGTCCCTCTCCATGGACGCCCTTTGTGGCATCCGCCCCCGGGCCGTTGGGTGTGGGGGTGTAGTCGCGTCGGCGGCTTGGTACGCCATGGTCACCGACCGAATAAGACAGTCCTACCAAAATAAAGTCTTCAATGGCCGGACCGTGACCATTCAGACGCCTTGCTATCTGTTTCACCAAGGGAAAAGCATAATCCGCATCGGTGACGTAGAGCACTGGATAGCGCCGTGAAGGCTCCTTTTCATAGGATGCCGGCAGCGCCACAAATACCTGATAGTGTCGTCCGCTGCCGGGGTCCGGTACATCCCAAACCTGGGTATCCACTATTTCATAGAGCAGTCCATTGCCACGTTGCCCGCCAAGCTGGGAGGCAACATGCCTATCGACAGTTGTGTGTAGCTCATGCGAGTCAGCTGTGGCATCTGAGGCCGTTGTAGCATTTGCAAACTGAGCGCAGCAGGCGAGTAAGAGAGCACATATCCTTGTCATGCAAATCATCCTTTTATGGTGGGAGGTCGGCGTGGCGCTGTGTGGAATGTAATGCAGGCGTTTTTCAAGTTTCAACCATCCGCCTGTTGGAGGTGATGAGGTTATAAATGATTGAAATGGTTGTGGTGACAGTACCAACTAAGTTGAAGTTAATAGGGGAGCGCAAGATTAAAACGTGCCTTGGCTCCCGAAACAATTCCGGGCCCTTATTGATGAATTAGCCTGCCACCTTTCACCACATCCACCAGTGGATTTACGCCATAGGAGTATGCCAGCTCCGCCGGGGTGGAGATACGCCACAGGCAGAAGTCGGCCTCCATACCTTCACGTAACACGCCCACGCGCTGGTCACGGCCAAGGGCGCGGGCGGCGTTACGGGTTACGCCGGCAAGGGCCTCTTCCGGCGTCAGACGGAACAGGGTGCAGCCCATGTTCAGCATCAGCAGGGTCGAGCAGATAGGTGATGAACCGGGGTTAAAATCGCTGGCAAGCACCATGGGCACCTGATACTGACGCAAAAGGTCGATGGGAGGCAGCTTGGTTTCCCGCAGGAAGTAGAAGGCGCCCGGCAACAGCACGGCGCAGGTGCCGCTTTGGGCAATGGCCTTTACGCCGGCTTCGTCGAGGTATTCGATATGGTCAACCGACTTGGCGCCAAGACGCGCGGCCAGTTCACTGCCTCCGAGGTTGCTGAGCTGCTCGGCGTGCAGCTTGATATCCAGCCCCAAAGTTTTGGCGGCGCTCAGAACCCGCTCGGTTTGCTCTAGGTTAAAGGCGATGTTTTCGCAGAATACGTCGGCGGCATCGGCAAGGTTCTCGGCCACCACGGCGGGCAGCATTTCGTTGACCACCAGATCCACATAGGCATCGGTTCCGGCTTCGCCCAGGGTTTTGAACTCAGGGGGCACGGCATGGGCACCGAGGAAGGTGGTGACTACATCCACGTGGTGGTGCTGGCCAAGCTCGCGGGCAACCCGCAGTAGCTTAAGCTCGGTATCCAAATCCAGGCCGTAGCCTGATTTGATTTCCACCGTGGTAACCCCTTCCTTTGCCAACGCATTCAGGCGGCGACGGGCGAGGTCAAACAGCTCGGCTTCGTCGGCGTCGCGGCAGGCTTTTACTGTGCTGACAATGCCGCCGCCGGCGCGGGCGATTTCTTCGTAGCTTGCGCCCTGCAGACGCAGCTCAAATTCGTTGGCGCGATTACCGGCAAATACCAGGTGAGTGTGGGCATCAATCAGGCCGGGGGTCAGCCAGCCGCCATGGCCGCGGTGTACAGGGGTGGCCAGCACATCGAATTCGGGCAGGTCGCTGCGCTTGCCAAGCCAGGCTATTTTGCCGTCTTTTACCGCCAGCGCCGCATCGGTAATGGCGCCATAAGCCTCGTTCATGGATGGGTCCATGGTGGCAATATTGATATCAATCCAAACCTGATCCCAAGACATGCTGACTCCTGCTGTGGCTGTTATGTAGGCTTTTTGTGTACCGTCGTTATAAAAATAGGTCGCGGCAACTGACTAATCTATTGTTTCTATTGTTACGGCTTGATCTTCTGCCAATCAGCCAGTATCTACTTGTATATACAAGTTTGGATTATAGCCGACACTCAGGCGGGAAAGACAGCCGCAAACCGTTACCGGCGGAAATTAAGGGACCCAAATGGCCACAGCCAAGTTTGCCGAAATCAAAGAATACATACGGCGCCACATTGAAGCGGGCGAATGGGAAGAAAATACCCGGGTGCCCTCGGAGAACCAGCTCGCCGAGCAGTTTGGCTGCAGCCGTATGACCGCCCGCCGCGCGCTGACTGAATTGGTTGAGGCAGGGGTGTTGGAGCGCTCTCAGGGGCTAGGTACCTTTGTGGCGTCACTCAAGTCCCAGTCAAGCATGTTGTCTATTCGCAATATCGCTGATGAAATCAAGGGGCGCGGTCATGGCCACAGTGTGCAGGTGGTGGAATTGGCCGCTATCAATGCCATCCCCCCGATCGCTATTGCCCTTGGGCTGGAGGAGGGCACTGAAGTGTTTTACTCATTGCTGGTGCATTGCGAACAGGGAATACCCCTGCAACTGGAGGAGCGTTTTGTTAATCCCAGTCTGGCGCCCGGGTATCTTAGGCAGGATTTCAGCCAACTGACACCCCATGAGTATCTGTCGCACGTCGCCCCGCTGACGGAGGCGCGTCATACCATAGAGGCGATTATGCCTAAAGAGCAGATCCGGAACAGCCTGAATATACCCGAAGGCGAACCCTGCCTGCAGATCATCCGTCGTACCTGGTCCCGTCAGGGGGTAGTGAGTTTTGCCCGCTTGGTTCATCCCGGCAGTCGTTTTCGTCTTGGTGGCCACCTTACCTTTAAATAGAAGCTTTTTTGGCAATACTCTGGCATAGCAAAAGAGTCTCAGTGTGCGGTTTTGCGAAAAACACCGTTTCAGTCGAAGGTTGAACAAGCTTAAATCTTTTTGTATTTCATATTGTTAATTTGGCTATTTTTCCTCTGTCGATGAATGGTCTTTTGCCAAGATCCCGGATTGTGGATAGCATAGGGGTTCATTGGTTTTTGTTTGCTGGATAACGCTTTGCCAAGACTGCCGCGCCTGTCACTGGCCTTAATGGCACCTCTGTGTCTGATACTGCTCTACCTGAGTCTGGTAGGGGCAGAGTTTTACTATGAAAAATCTCTCAAGCAGGAGCAGGTGGCAGAAGCCCAGTTGGCGCAGGTCAGACAGCAAATGTTCCGCTTGCAGCACATCGTCTCAGAGGCCATGGCGTTACAGGATACCGACCGTATCGCTCAGGAGGTGTCACTGGCAGCGACTGACCTGGAGTTGATGGTGCTGGTACTGGTGGACCCGGGCAGCAACATTCGTTATGCCAACCATCTGGTGTGGCAGGGCAGTCGCGCCAGTCAGGTCATCGACGGTTATGAAACGGCGCGTCATCAGCAGACGGTGGCCGCCAAAAAGCCATGGGTACAGGTTAACTCCGACCGCCTATCGATTCAGGCTTACTACCCTGTTAACCACAGTGGTGTTCCCCGCTATAGCGAAATCAACCTAATCTATCTGGAATACGACCTCTCGGGTGCCTACAGCCGTGCCATAAGCGAATTGCAGCAACGCTTTTTGCAGATATGGGGTGGCGGCGCCTTACTGATCCTGATGTTTTTAACCGTGTTTCATTATGTGGGCGTCAGACCGCTTCGCAGTTTGCTGCGTTTGGCCCGCCTGAAGCAGGCGGAGCCTTTGGCGCAGACTGTGCCCATGGCCTCCAGCGAAGTCGCCAAATTGCAGCAGTACATGTACCAGACTGAACTCAAGCTCAAGCGCACCCTCAAGCAGCTGCGAGACTCGGAGCAGCGCTGGTTGTTTGCGGTGGAAGGTTCGCAAACCGGTATTTGGGATTGGCAGATAAGCAGTGGCGAACTGTTTTTGTCTGACCGCTGGAAAGAAATGCTGGGTTATGGCCCCACTGAGCTGAAAAACGAGTACAGCTCTTGGGAAGGCCGCTTGCACCCGGATGATAAAGCACGGGTGCTGGAGCGACTGCAAAGCTATCTCAAGGGCGAAGCCGATGTTTACGAGAGCCGCCATCGCCTGAAACACAGGCAGGGGCACTATATTTGGGTGCTCGATCGCGGCATGGTGGTGGAATGGCAAGAGGATGGTCGACCGGCACGGGTGATAGGCAGCCAGCGTGATGTATCGGAAGATATGCGTAATCAGCAGGCCATCGCCCATCAGGCCAACCACGACTCCCTGACCAACCTGGCCAACCGCCGGGCAGTGATGGACGCCCTGTTTGAGTTTCAGCAAGCGGGTCCCGGCAGCATGTTACGCTTGGGCGCCCTGCTACTGATTGATTTGGACAACTTTAAACTCGTCAACGATGCTCTGGGTCATCACCATGGCGACCGCCTGCTGATTCAGGCCGCAGCCAGACTGTCGGGCTTTTTCAGCGGTAATGCCCTTGTGGCACGGTTGGGCGGCGATGAGTTCGCGATTATGGTTCTCGACCTGGCGACCGACACTGAGCAGGCAGCTCATCAGGCGATGCAGCTGGGAGCCGAGCTGAAACAGCAGATTGCCCGCAGTTTTCAGCTCTCGGATCAGCAAATCAATGTCACCGCCTCCGTGGGCGTGTGCCTGTTTGATAATCATCATCCGGTTGAGCCGGCGCAGCTGCTTAAGCATGCAGATATGGCCATGTACGCGGCCAAAGACGGTGGCCGCAACGGTTGTGCCCTTTACAGTGACGAACTGGAAGATAAGGCAACAGAAAACCTGTGGCTGCAAAACGAGTTGCGGCATGCCATCGAGCGTGAACAATTGTCTTTGGTGTTTCAGCCCATCTTTAATCACGATGGTGAGCTGGTATGCTGTGAAGCCCTGTGCCGCTGGCATCATCCTGAACGCGGTCCTATTTCACCGGCACAATTTATTCCGGTGGCCGAAGATTCGGGTCTTATCATCGGCATTGGCCAATGGGTATTGCTGGAAGTATGTCGCACGCTAAAGGCCATGTCAGAAAAGGGCACCCCCATGCCGGCGGTGGCCGTGAACATCAGTGCGAGGCACTTCAACCAGATTGATTTTGTCGAACGCCTGCTGGCCCTGCTCAAAGCGCATCAGGTGTCGCCAGCACAGATTGAACTTGAGCTGACTGAATACGCGCTGTTGTCCAACCTCAATGCCATCAGCGAGCGGATGCAGCGACTGCGCAGCGCCGGGTTTTCCATCGCCATCGATGACTTTGGTACCGGCTATTCGTCACTGAGTTATCTGCAGAGTCTGCCGCTCTCCAGGCTGAAGCTGGACGCCGCCTTTGTCGGCCGTATCGGTACCGAAGCGGGTAATGCCATAGTGCGGGCCATTGTGGACATGGCCCACAGCCTCATGTTGAAGGTGGTGGCAGAAGGGGTAGAGACCGAGGCTCAGCAGGCCTATCTCTCAAGCCTGGAGTGTGACTTCTTCCAGGGGTATTTGCTTGGCAAACCTATGCCAGCCTCAGAGTTGGTTGCACGGCGTATCGCCCCCAGCGCCCAAAGCGCCAGTCGCCGTAGCTGACGCACCAAATCAAGGTTTGGCAAGACGCGGCCTGAAGATATCAGGCCTGCATATCAGCGCTGCTTGGCATGGCTGGCAAAAAAGCCCAGCATCGCCTCTATCGCCTTGGTGCGTGGGCCGTCGCATTCCATCAAAATCTCATGGCGGGCGTCGTTAATCTGCAAGCATTCGCACAGTCCACCCATGGCCCTGTTCTGGGCTTTGTTGTCAACTATGGTGTCTTCACTCGCCTGCAACACCAGCAAAGGGATTTTGCTCTCCCGCGCCGCCAATACCGCTTCGTCACAGGCATCCAATGCTTCCAGCAGCCAGCGGTTGGTGGGCGAGCCCAGTTGCAATTGCGGGTTTTGCTCATAGAGCTCGCGGTAGGCCTGATAACGGGCCTCGCTTTTGGTGAGGTCGTTTTTGGCAAAGGGGGCCGGATGATAGTCCTTGCCCCCGAGAATGTAGTTGGGTAGCCCTTTAGCGCTGGCATCCAGCTTTTGCGCCAGCCAGCGCACAAACACCTTGTTCATGGGCAGGCAGATGCCGTACATGGGGGCCGAGAAACAGGCGGCACTGAAGAGGCCCGAATGCGCCTGCAAATACAGGGTGCCTATGGCGCCGCCCATGGAGTGGCCAGCCAGAAACAGCGGCGCTTTGGCTCGGGGGCGCACAACCTGGTCTATAAAATGATTGAAGTCAGTGACATAGTCACTGAAGTGCGCCACATGGCCCATATGGCGGTTGGGCGTAAGACGGCTCGATAGACCCTGACCGCGATGGTCCAGTGCGTAGACACTGTAGCCAGCGTCATAAAAATCCTGGTACAGCTCCAGATACTTGAGAAAGGCCTCAACCCGGCCATTGGAAAAAACAATGCTGCCCTTAGGACTGGGGTGTTCCAGTGCCAGCCAGGCGATGTCGACGCCGGGGCTGGTGGCGAGGCTGCCCAGCTCACAGCGCTGATACAGCGCCTTAAGGGCAGGTGGAATTGTCAAAGATGTATTCAAAGCTGGTGTATGCATGCGATCTGATAAAAATGCCGGGGCCAGCGGCCCCGGACTGGGTTCAGGCCGCTTTGGCGGCGGCGATAAAGTCGTTGATTTGCTGCTCCAGCACCGACAGGGGCACGCTGCCATGGGCCAGCACGGCATCGTGGAAAGCGCGGATGTCGAATTTTTCACCCAACTCGGCTTCGGCCTTGGCCCGCAGACGCTTGATGGTGAGCTCGCCAATCTTGTACGACACCGCCTGGCCCGGCCAGGAGATGTAACGGTCGATTTCGGTATTCACGTTGTGCAGCGACAGCGCCGTGTTACCCGCCATAAAGTCGATGGCCTGCTGACGGCTCCATCCCTTGGCGTGCATCCCTGTGTCCACCACCAAACGGGCGGCGCGCCACATTTCATAGGTCAGGCGGCCAAAGTTGCTGTAGGGGTCAGTGTAGAATCCGCCTTCCAGTCCAAGGTATTCGCTGTACAGACCCCAACCTTCGCCGAAGGCTGAGATATAGCTGTAGCGGCGGAAGTTGGGCAGCTGGTCCAGTTCCTGATTGAGGGCAATTTGCAGGTGATGCCCAGGAACGGCCTCGTGCAGGGTCAGGGCTTCCATTTCATACAGTGGACGCTTGTCCAGCGCATAGGTGTTGACCCAGTAGTAACCGGCTTTGTCCGGTGCGGAGGAACCGGAATAGCGCCCCGTGGTGTACTTGGGGGCGATTTCGGCCGGTACCGGCTCTATGCCATAGGGCTGACGTGGCAGCTTGCCAAAGAACTTCGGCAGCATGGCGTCGGCCTTCTTGGCGATATAGGCGGCTTCTTTCAGCAGTTGCTCCGGCGTGGTTGCATAGAAGCGCGGATCGGTGCGCAGGAAGTGCAGGAACTCATCGAAGCTGCCCTTAAAGCCGGTGCTCTTGATGACGGCTTCCATTTCGGCGCGGATGCGGGCGACTTCTTTCAGACCAAGCTGATGTACTTCGTCTGAGGTCATGTCGAGGGTCGTGTAATAACGCACCCGGTTCTCGTAGAAGTCCTGGCCGTTTGGCATGTCGTAGGCGGCAATGGTTTCTCGGGCGTTTGGCATGTACTCGCCGGTCATAAAGTCATAGAAGGCCTGATACTGGGGCAGTACTTTCTCCGCCACGGCCTTGCGACCAGCTTGAGTCAGCTCTGCTTTTTCGGCGGCGCTGAAATGGGCCGGAAATTCCTTAAAGGGGGCGAAATAGGTGCTGTCTTCCACTGGCACCATAAAAGCGCTGATGCTGTCTTCAAAGCCCTTGAGGGTGACCTTGGGTGGGGTGATACCACTCGTCAACCCCTGACGCAGCCAGAACGTTTGCTGGGCAAAGTACTGAGGCAGGGCATTCAGCTTGGCGAGGTAATTGTCGTAGTCTTCGCGGGTCTTGAAGCTGCCCTTGGCCATGGAGGCAATGTAGGCGTGGAAGCCGCCTTCGGAGGAAATGGGCATGTAGTGGTCTTTAAACTGATACATGTCGACATCGTTCTGAATTTGCCCCTGAAGAATATCGGCATTGATGCGGTCTTCCTTGGACAGCTTGCTGCGATCCAGCGCCTTCAGCGAGGCCAGAAGGCTTTGGCGTTTCAGCTGAGTCTCGGCCAGACGTTCTGGTGACAGGTCAGCCAGCTTACCCGCCGCAGACTTATCGCCCTGGTCGTAGGCCAGTGAGGGGCTGATTTCCAAATCCAGCTGCCAGGCTTTATCGATAATGCTTTGCAGGTTTTTATCAAGAATGACCGGAGCGGCTTTGACCTCTGCAGCTTTGGGCTCTTCGGCAGCGGGGCGCTGCTGCGCACGATTGGCATCGTAAGAATACCTGTAGGCATCGCTGGCGGTGGTGTTGACGTTGCAACCGGCGAGGGTGCCGGCAAGAGCCAGAGCGAGCAGTGACGGTTTGAAGAGCTTGTGCATGCCGTTGTCCTTTTGATTTTGTGTTATCCAACGAGGGATTATGCCTGACTGTTGCCGCCTTGCCAGCCCGAAGCCTTAACTTTAGCCACTAAGTTTGTCAGAAATTGTTGATTTTGAGAGCAGATTGAACATTACTCAGATTTAAGCCTGCAATTGCGTGTTAAACTTCATCGCAGCCCAAGACCAGGAATAAAAACACAATTGGCGGGGCTTTCAAACAGGGGTTAACTATGATTGATAACAAGATTCCACTGGTGGACCTCCACCGGCATCTTGACGGCAATGTCAGGGTGCAAACCATTTGGGAGCTGGGTCATCAGCACGGTATCGCCTTACCGGCGGACTCGCTGGAGACGTTGGCGCCTTTCGTTCAAATTCAGGGTAAGGAAACCAGCCTGGTCGCGTTTTTGAAAAAGCTCGACTGGATGGTGGCCGTGCTCGCAGATCTGGATGCAGTGCAGCGGGTGGCCCGTGAAAACGTGGCCGATGCAGCGCTGTCAGGCCTCGATTATGCCGAGCTGCGTTTCAGCCCTTACTACATGGCGATGAACCACAAGCTGCCGATTGAAGGTGTGGTGGAGGCCGTGATTGACGGTGTGAATCAGGGATTGAAAGCGCATCCCCAGGTGAAGATTAACCTGATTGGCATCATGTCCCGCTCTTTTGGCGTGGATGCCTGCACCGCTGAGCTGAATGGCCTTTTGGCCCACCGCGACAAGCTGGTGGCCATCGACCTGGCCGGTGACGAACTGGGTTTCCCCGGCAGCCTGTTTAACGATCACTTCAAGCGGGTGCGTGACTCGGGGCTGAATATTACAGTACACGCAGGTGAAGCCGCTGGCGCCGAGAGCATGTGGCAGGCGATTCAGGAACTGGGTGCCACCCGTATCGGTCATGGCGTGAAGGCGGTACAGGATCCCAAGCTGATGGAGTATCTCGCCAAGCACCGCATTGGAATCGAGTCATGCCCCACTTCTAATCTGCAAACCTCCACCGTGAAGTCGCTGGCTGAGCATCCGCTGCGCACCTTCGTGGATGCCGGTGTGTTGGTGTGTCTGAATACCGACGACCCGGGCGTGAGCAATATCGACATCAAGCACGAGTACAGACTTGCCCATAACGAGATGGGTTTCAGTGCTGCCGAGCTTGCCAAACTGCAGGCCAATGGTGTGGAGATGGCATTTATCTCTGATTCAGACCGAAAAGCGCTTTACGCCGCCAAAGCCTGACTCAGCGAACATTGTAGATAAAAAAACCGGCCCAGTGGCCGGTTTTTTTGTTGGCTGAATCGGACTGGAACGCCCTTTTCCAAGCCTTAAATTACCCGTGAGAACTGCTGCTGACGGGCCTTCTCGCGGAAGTACACGTCAAAGCACATACAGATATTACGGATAAGCAGACGGCCGGTATCAGACACATGAATACGACGGTTCTCAATGGTCACCAGCTTGTCGTCGATAAAGGTCTGCAGCAGTTTCAAATCCTGAGCGAAGTAGTCTTCGAAGGTGAAGCCAAACTTCTCATCGATAACAGCCATATCCAGGTCGAAATGACAGATCAGCTGCTTGATGACCACCCGGCGGATTTCGTCGTCGTGGTTCAGTTTGCAACCCTTCCACAGCGCATGGCCATGGTCGTCTATGGCTTCGTAGTATGGGCGGATATCTTTCTGGTTTTGGGCGTAGCAATCGCCAATCTGGCTGATGGACGATACACCCAGACCCAGCAGGTCACATTCTTCCTGGGTAGTATAGCCTTGGAAGTTGCGGTGCAGCTTGCCTTCGCGTTGCAGGCGCGCCAGCTCGTCATCGGGCTTGGCGAAGTGATCCATGCCGATGTACTGATATCCGGCGTCCACCAGGGTCTCGATGGTCTGGTGCAGGATTTCCAGCTTCTGCTGCGGTGATGGCAGATCTTCGTCCTTGATCTTGCGCTGGGCGGCAAAGCGCGCAGGCAGGTGGGCGTAGTTGAACACCGACAGACGGTCAGGCGACAGGTCCAGAATGCGCTGGATGGTTTCAGCGAAGGTTTCCGGTGTCTGATGGGGCAGGCCGTAAATCAAATCCACGTTGGTGGACTCAAAGCCCATGGCCTTGGCCTTGCCAATCAGGTCGAAAATAAACTGCTCGTCCTGTGGACGGTTTACCGCTTCCTGAACCTGCTTGTTGAAGTCCTGCACCCCAATAGAAATACGGTTGAAACCGGCTTCCTTGAGGGTGTCGAGCATGGTCAGC
This portion of the Shewanella amazonensis SB2B genome encodes:
- a CDS encoding alpha/beta fold hydrolase is translated as MHTPALNTSLTIPPALKALYQRCELGSLATSPGVDIAWLALEHPSPKGSIVFSNGRVEAFLKYLELYQDFYDAGYSVYALDHRGQGLSSRLTPNRHMGHVAHFSDYVTDFNHFIDQVVRPRAKAPLFLAGHSMGGAIGTLYLQAHSGLFSAACFSAPMYGICLPMNKVFVRWLAQKLDASAKGLPNYILGGKDYHPAPFAKNDLTKSEARYQAYRELYEQNPQLQLGSPTNRWLLEALDACDEAVLAARESKIPLLVLQASEDTIVDNKAQNRAMGGLCECLQINDARHEILMECDGPRTKAIEAMLGFFASHAKQR
- a CDS encoding DUF885 domain-containing protein, with product MHKLFKPSLLALALAGTLAGCNVNTTASDAYRYSYDANRAQQRPAAEEPKAAEVKAAPVILDKNLQSIIDKAWQLDLEISPSLAYDQGDKSAAGKLADLSPERLAETQLKRQSLLASLKALDRSKLSKEDRINADILQGQIQNDVDMYQFKDHYMPISSEGGFHAYIASMAKGSFKTREDYDNYLAKLNALPQYFAQQTFWLRQGLTSGITPPKVTLKGFEDSISAFMVPVEDSTYFAPFKEFPAHFSAAEKAELTQAGRKAVAEKVLPQYQAFYDFMTGEYMPNARETIAAYDMPNGQDFYENRVRYYTTLDMTSDEVHQLGLKEVARIRAEMEAVIKSTGFKGSFDEFLHFLRTDPRFYATTPEQLLKEAAYIAKKADAMLPKFFGKLPRQPYGIEPVPAEIAPKYTTGRYSGSSAPDKAGYYWVNTYALDKRPLYEMEALTLHEAVPGHHLQIALNQELDQLPNFRRYSYISAFGEGWGLYSEYLGLEGGFYTDPYSNFGRLTYEMWRAARLVVDTGMHAKGWSRQQAIDFMAGNTALSLHNVNTEIDRYISWPGQAVSYKIGELTIKRLRAKAEAELGEKFDIRAFHDAVLAHGSVPLSVLEQQINDFIAAAKAA
- the add gene encoding adenosine deaminase; its protein translation is MIDNKIPLVDLHRHLDGNVRVQTIWELGHQHGIALPADSLETLAPFVQIQGKETSLVAFLKKLDWMVAVLADLDAVQRVARENVADAALSGLDYAELRFSPYYMAMNHKLPIEGVVEAVIDGVNQGLKAHPQVKINLIGIMSRSFGVDACTAELNGLLAHRDKLVAIDLAGDELGFPGSLFNDHFKRVRDSGLNITVHAGEAAGAESMWQAIQELGATRIGHGVKAVQDPKLMEYLAKHRIGIESCPTSNLQTSTVKSLAEHPLRTFVDAGVLVCLNTDDPGVSNIDIKHEYRLAHNEMGFSAAELAKLQANGVEMAFISDSDRKALYAAKA
- the hemN gene encoding oxygen-independent coproporphyrinogen III oxidase, giving the protein MKQPTQISWDQSMIEKYNYSGPRYTSYPTALEFNDGFTEQDLLSAIEHSKSDKLSLYIHIPFCAKLCYYCGCNKVITRHAHKADQYIEYLASEILNRAPLFKGYTVTQMHWGGGTPTFLSPEQILRLTKLLKDNFNFADEGEFSIEVDPREIELTMLDTLKEAGFNRISIGVQDFNKQVQEAVNRPQDEQFIFDLIGKAKAMGFESTNVDLIYGLPHQTPETFAETIQRILDLSPDRLSVFNYAHLPARFAAQRKIKDEDLPSPQQKLEILHQTIETLVDAGYQYIGMDHFAKPDDELARLQREGKLHRNFQGYTTQEECDLLGLGVSSISQIGDCYAQNQKDIRPYYEAIDDHGHALWKGCKLNHDDEIRRVVIKQLICHFDLDMAVIDEKFGFTFEDYFAQDLKLLQTFIDDKLVTIENRRIHVSDTGRLLIRNICMCFDVYFREKARQQQFSRVI